One window of the Camelina sativa cultivar DH55 chromosome 1, Cs, whole genome shotgun sequence genome contains the following:
- the LOC104784005 gene encoding kinesin-like protein KIN-12D, translating to MSREVKHDDEIENVPENLRASLLSQTTNDSLTNPTKELGSKIDRTPSKPRPKNPDPALPLRTPDKYRSSIAAFSKNRFGWGDKCDSVTNANVGFLNTTPKTGRVVGRANSETNSTQNTPTKSVSKPPGSCYRGKLDGTGAVRAGGYASLYRGLSSSSGLVSAVVNTVQVPHFSLKEDPSFWMDHNVQILIRVRPLNSMEKGTNGYSRCLKQESSQCVAWIGPPETRFQFDHVACETIDQETLFRVAGLPMVENCLSGYNSCIFAYGQTGSGKTYTMLGDVGDLEVKPSPNRGMMPRIFEFLFARIQAEEESRRDERLKYNCKCSFLEIYNEQITDLLEPSSTNLQLREDIKSGVYVENLTECEVQSVQDILGLITQGSMNRKVGATNMNRESSRSHSVFTCVIESRWEKDSTANMRFARLNLVDLAGSERQKTSGAEGDRLKEAASINKSLSTLGHVIMVLVDVANGKPRHIPYRDSRLTFLLQDSLGGNSKTMIIANASPSVSCAAETLNTLKFAQRAKLIQNNAVVNEDSNEDVLELRRQIRLLKEELSLLKRQNISRALSFGSATANFAELQVDSPSSEMHELGHKQAGNSLVYESGGCVRMSRKQLKSLEITLAGSLRRENVADASIKKLEAEIEHLNRLVRQREEDTRSTKMMLRFREDKIQRLESLLGNHISGDSFLLEENSILSEEIQLLQAKIDKNPELTRFALENIRLLDQLRRFQEFYEEGEREILLGEVSNLRNQLFQFLNENSDRQKHVDNEIEPQGALLRSKENCSLQEELKTTCYELEKCRSNLGSCLEENAKLSREIQDLQVMVDNIRACTPGENNIENKQKVLLETQNVERNKTLAGQQVNYVEEIIKLQLDLDVLKIILDEERTLRGDSEAQAVRLKFDIGELKDQLLLISKQQENVYSELGETKSVVEALESQNIILIQEAVELRRIKENYIELLQKQELDIPAMKSKQCNEFKDIPAENNAIDTKFKKMQASLEKAKRLNMLYKSDIASKACGDEEMEKVCKQAEAATAEVIVCLQNELEVLQKEVSDFQSKENVTEKQVQFLEAQMEELQDNLRDTIMDNEQLQEKLRGKDMELQIISNEMELLTSELEEILLNGNEGLTDACYQADLISGSLPDRRIWISEQVGGLRRTLSERELMIEDLESCLEDANKKQCDIESMLTSLRGAAIVMNEAHQREYEEKETLLKSQLCTKTEIISKLQEKLKMAERLICEASHCATASLIIVNRYSEVTESHTFELKQKDFQLAESAGTILSLKQQVQDLETTCKEFRSKLVQEEKIASAIAQKVEEIEETGISAMKEKLSELKGGVSGLRSCINMCQEHDKYTEAENSLGSPPHCSEGQELGKNVVVSSCIENTPNNNHTESMRLTSKVSSERGKVIILLKQEMESALVSLKEVQVEMAKLQGEKEELKASEKRSLSNLNDLAAQFCNLETVMNNMQEQYEHKVEVTDNKLKTLEHELAKMKIDDGQEYVKNLCVLKKFEEAHGIIKDADITVNELITANEKMKFDLEKQKKREISLVGEKNALDDKLQELESISVKDNEKLAYLEKLFGSSLMGIGNLVEELETIVRKLQDESSVALTGMANDLSELKSWVSDTNSARLFLEDIWSEIIMKDCALSVLHLCHMGVLLETVTGINTENGLLQRGLCVSNSSIAGLRNNNLRLRRELEMFANLKGKLLTDIKNGFERISRNEEATNLLTTKLSSFDQKISGLQYQEELMLQRSNSMGSQLDILLKEIDLSNGNLAETLLEQELHLNQKNDFFDTEVQLYLMDLCSKDVESVVLTQTVKEYSSRLAVVDRELLDHHAIVDDLKEKLFVSQVESELKDQRLVDNKLETVSVKQKVTEAQSKIKVLSSDLDHSVQKIAEMDEVNKVFGERVLFLESRITGIQQELAMKASELYSLQHSQSVAAEELDIKERDIQDYADVVSSLKKENISLKNKVIHFGEDQFKALDVTRLSIAKCTHLAEDSRILEKLTRDGLVISDKMLQLICENINKASEFADTVQSLQIDVQDLLSENLKLHDELLRKDDVLKGLSFDLSLLQESASNSRDKKDETKEIMVHVEVLEKTLALKTFELEDAVSHAQMLEFRLQESKEIICNLEVDTETVRKCQQKMSAENKDIRAEAEALMTEKCSLEEELIQKNMVSESMEMELFNLRNALGQLNDTVEFTQRKLNEAIDDRDNLQDEVLYLKEEFRKIKYEAKETEARYIEAQQIAESRKIYADEREEEVKLLEGSVEKLEYTINVLENKVNAVKGEAERQRLQREELEMELHTIRQQMESARNSDGEIKRILDEKHMDLEEAKKHIEALERNMTDQKTEISQLSAHISELNLHAEAQAREYMHKFKDLEAMAEQVKPEIHVSQAIDSSLSKGSGKPRGSGSPFRCIGLGIAQQMRSEKDEELSVARLRIEELETVVATRQKEIFLLNSKLAKVDSMTHDINRVLLGVKQNCASFLDSQQVLKIAEMLQLNSSDSRERDLEVSHLKQQLNEYNDERQGWIEEIEGKQTDLVTAQIKLEEHRQHEQLLKKENELLKKENVSHKRKVIELEGEMKKLSSHQNPEWRTRDEARIKEENSVLKLQLDELNLKLRRADVSVSRAKEELAWYRASSGKNLHSNLDKTHQLSTKLKETEEDRMRLAQKLLGLCTSILKAAGVTGEDITDINPEVAEEALEQLKTKLGLLERELDHFRLKAKTKSRRSRNPERKMPSMPSPRRSWSQSPRSMSQVPFFSSLDR from the exons ATGTCAAGGGAGGTTAAGCACGATGACGAAATCGAGAATGTCCCTGAGAATCTCCGAGCTTCGCTTTTGTCTCAAACCACCAACGATTCATTGACGAACCCAACAAAGGAGTTGGGGAGTAAGATCGATCGAACTCCGTCTAAGCCTAGACCCAAGAACCCAGATCCAGCATTGCCTTTACGGACTCCTGATAAGTATAGATCCAGCATTGCTGCGTTTTCTAAGAATCGGTTTGGTTGGGGAGACAAGTGTGATTCCGTCACGAACGCAAACGTGGGGTTTTTGAATACGACTCCTAAAACTGGTAGAGTTGTCGGGAGAGCTAATTCGGAGACCAATTCGACTCAGAACACGCCTACTAAGAGCGTGTCTAAGCCTCCGGGGTCTTGTTACAGAGGGAAGCTTGATGGGACTGGAGCTGTTAGAGCTGGTGGTTATGCCTCCTTGTATAGAGGGTTGTCTAGTTCTTCTGGGCTAGTTTCAGCAGTTGTTAACACGGTTCAAGTCCCTCACTTTAGCCTTAAGGAGGATCCATCTTTCTGGATGGATCACAATGTACAG ATTCTTATACGTGTTCGACCGCTTAATAGCATGGAGAAGGGTACAAATGGGTACAGTAGGTGCTTAAAGCAAGAAAGTTCCCAATGCGTAGCATGGATTGGACCACCTGAAACACGGTTTCAGTTTGATCATGTGGCATGTGAGACAATTGACCAG GAAACCCTTTTTCGGGTAGCCGGTCTGCCCATGGTGGAAAATTGCTTGTCTGGCTACAACAGCTGTATATTTGCATATGGCCAG ACAGGAAGTGGGAAAACATATACAATGCTCGGGGATGTTGGTGATTTAGAAGTCAAACCAAGTCCCAACAGAGGAATGATGCCTCGgatatttgagtttttatttgcaAGAATACAAGCT GAGGAAGAGAGCAGAAGAGACGAGAGACTTAAATACAATTGCAAATGCTCTTTCCTTGAGATTTACAATGAACAAATTACAGACCTTCTTGAACCATCTTCTACAAATTTGCAG CTTCGGGAGGACATTAAGAGCGGTGTCTATGTGGAAAATCTGACTGAATGTGAAGTACAAAGTGTTCAAGACATCTTAGGGCTTATCACACAG GGTTCTATGAATCGAAAAGTCGGAGCCACAAATATGAACAGAGAGAGTAGTCGATCACATAGTGTATTTACATGCGTGATCGAGAGCAGATGGGAAAAAGACTCAACAGCTAATATGCGTTTTGCAAGACTGAACCTGGTTGATCTCGCCGGATCAGAGAG GCAGAAGACTTCTGGCGCTGAGGGTGACCGCCTAAAAGAAGCTGCTAGTATCAATAAATCACTGTCCACACTAGG ACATGTAATTATGGTTCTTGTGGATGTGGCAAATGGTAAACCAAGGCATATTCCATATCGTGATTCCAGGCTGACATTTCTTCTTCAG GACTCACTGGGTGGAAATTCTAAAACAATGATAATTGCTAATGCCAGTCCTTCCGTCAG TTGTGCAGCAGAGACGCTAAATACTCTTAAATTTGCTCAGAGAGCAAAGCTAATCCAGAACAAT GCTGTGGTCAACGAAGATTCTAACGAGGATGTCCTGGAATTACGCCGTCAAATCCGACTTTTAAAG GAAGAGCTTTCCCTCCTCAAGCGCCAGAACATCTCCAGGGCGTTGTCATTTGGATCAGCAACAGCCAACTTTGCAGAACTACAAGTCGATTCTCCATCAAGTGAAATGCACGAGCTAGGACATAAGCAGGCTGGTAACTCGCTTGTGTATGAATCTGGAGGCTGTGTAAGGATGTCTAGAAAGCAG TTGAAATCTTTGGAGATAACACTTGCTGGCTCATTGAGAAGAGAAAATGTGGCTGATGCTTCAATTAAGAAGCTTGAAGCTGAGATAGAGCATCTAAATCGTCTG GTTCGACAAAGGGAGGAAGATACTAGGAGCACAAAAATGATGCTTAGGTTTCGAGAAGACAAGATACAGAGGCTGGAATCACTTCTTGGCAACCATATATCTGGAGATTCTTTTTTGCTGGAAGAGAATAGCATTTTGTCAGAAGAGATTCAACTGCTTCAAgctaaaattgataaaaatccAGAATTGACTCGCTTTGCCCTGGAAAACATAAGGCTTCTGGACCAACTTAGAAG ATTTCAAGAGTTTTATGAGGAAGGTGAGAGAGAAATTCTACTGGGCGAAGTCTCAAATCTGCGGAACCAG CTCTTCCAGTTTCTTAATGAAAACTCTGACCGGCAAAAACATGTTGATAATGAAATAGAGCCACAG GGTGCATTACTTAGGAGTAAAGAAAATTGTTCTTTACAGGAGGAG TTAAAAACGACCTGTTACGAACTTGAGAAATGTAGAAGTAACCTTGGTTCTTGCTTGGAAGAGAATGCAAAGCTTAGTAG AGAAATCCAAGATCTACAGGTCATGGTCGACAATATCAGAGCTTGCACACCTGGTGAAAATAACATTGAGAACAAACAAAAG GTCTTGTTGGAAACTCAAAATGTTGAGCGGAACAAAACACTTGCTGGTCAGCAGGTCAATTATGTAGAAGAAATCATCAAATTGCAGCTTGATTTGGATGTACTAAAAATTATACTCGATGAGGAAAGAACACTACGTGGTGATTCAGAAGCACAGGCAGTTCGCTTGAAATTTGATATTGGAGAGTTGAAGGACCAACTACTTTTGATTAGCAAGCAGcaagaaaatgtatatagtGAGCTGGGGGAGACAAAGTCTGTAGTTGAAGCTCTTGAATCGCAAAACATTATATTGATCCAAGAAGCAGTGGAGTTGAGGAGAATAAAGGAGAACTATATTGAGCTTTTACAAAAACAAGAGCTTGACATCCCAGCAATGAAGTCCAAACAGTGCAATGAGTTCAAAGATATTCCTGCAGAGAACAATGCAATTGATACAAAGTTTAAAAAGATGCAAGCATCTCTTGAAAAAGCTAAGAGGTTGAACATGTTGTACAAGAGTGATATTGCTTCTAAGGCATGTGGAGATGAAGAAATGGAAAAAGTTTGCAAGCAAGCTGAAGCTGCAACTGCGGAGGTGATTGTCTGTTTGCAGAATGAGCTTGAAGTTCTTCAGAAGGAGGTCAGTGATTTCCAATCAAAAGAAAACGTCACTGAAAAGCAGGTACAGTTTTTAGAAGCTCAGATGGAGGAGCTGCAGGATAACTTACGAGACACGATTATGGATAACGAGCAGTTGCAAGAAAAGCTCCGAGGCAAAGACATGGAACTACAGATCATCTCAAATGAAATGGAACTTCTCACATCTGAGCTTGAAGAAATTCTGCTGAATGGGAATGAAGGCCTTACAGATGCGTGTTACCAGGCTGATCTTATTTCGGGTTCCTTACCAGATAGAAGGATATGGATATCTGAACAGGTTGGCGGATTAAGAAGAACACTTTCTGAGAGGGAATTAATGATTGAAGATCTTGAAAGTTGTTTGGAGGATGCCAATAAAAAGCAATGTGATATAGAATCCATGTTGACGTCTCTTAGAGGGGCAGCAATAGTAATGAATGAAGCGCACCAGAGAGAGTACGAGGAAAAGGAGACACTCTTGAAATCGCAGTTGTGCACAAAAACAGAGATCATATCAAAGCTTCAAGAGAAGCTCAAAATGGCTGAAAGGTTGATTTGTGAAGCATCACATTGTGCAACAGCTTCTCTAATAATTGTCAACCGCTATTCTGAGGTAACCGAATCCCATACTTTTGAGTTGAAGCAAAAGGATTTTCAGCTTGCGGAATCCGCTGGAACAATTCTTTCTCTGAAGCAACAAGTACAAGATTTGGAAACAACCTGTAAGGAATTTAGAAGCAAACTTGTACAGGAAGAAAAAATTGCTTCTGCTATAGCACAAAAGGTTGAAGAAATTGAGGAAACTGGCATTTCGGCAATGAAAGAGAAGCTTTCTGAGCTCAAGGGTGGCGTGTCTGGACTGAGATCATGCATAAACATGTGTCAAGAGCATGACAAATACACTGAGGCAGAGAATTCATTAGGTTCTCCACCCCACTGTAGTGAAGGACAG gAACTTGGAAAGAATGTAGTTGTCTCCTCTTGCATAGAGAATACTCCAAACAACAACCATACAGAGTCCATGAGGTTGACCAGCAAGGTGTCAAGTGAGAGGGGTAAAGTGATCATACTGCTAAAGCAAGAAATGGAATCTGCACTTGTAAGCTTGAAGGAGGTTCAAGTTGAGATGGCCAAACTCCAGGGTGAGAAGGAAGAACTAAAGGCATCTGAGAAAAGAAGCTTAAGCAACTTGAACGATCTTGCTGCACAGTTTTGTAACCTTGAAACTGTGATGAATAACATGCAAGAACAATATGAGCACAAGGTGGAAGTCACAGATAATAAACTTAAG ACTTTGGAGCATGAATTAGCTAAGATGAAGATAGATGATGGCCAAGAATATGTAAAAAACTTGTGTGTTCTTAAGAAATTTGAGGAGGCTCACGGGATTATTAAAGATGCAGATATCACAGTCAATGAACTCATAACAGCGAACGAAAAGATGAAATTTGACctggagaagcagaagaaaagggAAATCAGCTTGGTTGGAGAGAAAAACGCCTTAGATGACAAGCTGCAGGAGCTGGAATCCATAAGTGTCAAAGATAATGAGAAACTTGCGTACCTTGAGAAACTATTCGGGTCAAGTTTGATGGGAATAGGAAATCTGGTCGAAGAGCTGGAAACTATTGTCAGAAAATTACAAGATGAGTCGTCTGTGGCCTTGACTGGCATGGCCAATGATTTATCTGAGTTGAAGTCTTGGGTTTCAGATACAAACTCAGCTAGATTGTTCCTTGAGGATATCTGGTCAGAAATAATCATGAAGGATTGTGCTCTCTCAGTTCTACACCTATGCCATATGGGGGTTTTGTTAGAAACAGTTACAGGGATCAATACCGAAAATGGTCTGCTTCAACGTGGTCTGTGTGTATCAAACTCTTCCATAGCCGGATTAAGAAATAACAATCTAAGGTTGAGAAGGGAGCTTGAAATGTTTGCAAATCTGAAGGGCAAACTACTGACTGACATAAAGAACGGTTTTGAGAGAATTTCGAGAAATGAAGAAGCAACTAATCTGCTTACTACAAAATTAAGCAGTTTTGATCAGAAAATTTCAGGGCTCCAGTACCAGGAGGAGCTGATGTTGCAAAGATCTAACAGCATGGGGTCTCAGCTTGATATTTTGCTGAAAGAAATAGATTTGAGCAATGGGAACCTTGCAGAAACTCTGTTGGAGCAAGAGCTGCATCTGAATCAGAAAAATGATTTCTTTGACACCGAAGTTCAGCTTTATTTAATGGACCTTTGCTCAAAGGACGTTGAGTCAGTTGTTCTGACGCAAACAGTAAAAGAATATTCTTCTCGTCTAGCAGTTGTAGATAGAGAGCTTCTTGATCATCATGCCATCGTTGATGATCTTAAAGAGAAACTGTTTGTTTCTCAAGTGGAGAGTGAGCTCAAAGACCAACGTCTGGTTGATAACAAATTGGAGACCGTTTCAGTGAAACAAAAGGTGACTGAAGCACAAAGTAaaatcaaggttctctcatcgGATCTTGATCACAGTGTACAAAAAATCGCTGAAATGGACGAAGTAAACAAGGTGTTTGGAGAAAGAGTCTTATTCTTGGAGTCTCGCATCACTGGGATACAGCAAGAGTTGGCAATGAAAGCTTCTGAACTTTACAGTCTCCAACATTCCCAGTCAGTCGCTGCAGAAGAATTGGATATCAAAGAAAGGGATATACAAGATTATGCTGACGTTGTCAGTTCGTTGAAGAAGGAAAACATCTCCCTTAAGAACAAGGTCATACATTTTGGTGAAGATCAATTTAAAGCACTAGATGTCACGAGGTTAAGCATTGCCAAATGCACACATCTAGCTGAAGATAGCAGGATCCTGGAGAAACTAACCAGAGATGGTCTAGTTATTTCTGATAAAATGTTGCAACTGATATGTGAAAACATCAATAAGGCTTCAGAATTCGCAGATACTGTTCAATCTTTGCAGATTGATGTACAAGACTTGTTGTCTGAGAATCTGAAACTCCACGATGAGCTTTTGAGAAAGGATGATGTTCTAAAGGGGTTGTCTTTTGACCTCAGCCTACTACAAGAATCTGCTTCCAATTCCAGGGacaagaaagatgaaacaaaggaaATCATGGTTCATGTTGAAGTTTTAGAAAAGACACTAGCATTGAAAACCTTTGAACTAGAAGATGCTGTTTCTCACGCCCAAATGCTTGAATTTCGACTGCAAGAGAGCAAGGAAATAATCTGCAACCTTGAAGTGGATACTGAAACGGTAAGGAAGTGTCAACAAAAGATGTCAGCGGAAAATAAAGACATTAGAGCGGAAGCTGAAGCTCTCATGACAGAAAAATGCTCTCTAGAGGAGGAGCTGATCCAGAAAAATATGGTATCGGAGAGCATGGAGATGGAGCTCTTTAATCTAAGAAATGCTCTCGGACAATTGAATGATACAGTTGAGTTTACCCAGAGAAAACTGAATGAGGCCATCGATGACAGGGATAATCTCCAAGATGAGGTTTTGTATCTGAAAGAAGAATTCAGGAAGATAAAATATGAGGCTAAAGAAACGGAAGCTAGGTACATAGAAGCTCAACAG ATTGCTGAATCAAGAAAGATATATGCcgatgagagagaagaagaagtgaagctATTAGAAGGATCAGTTGAGAAACTTGAGTATACTATTAATGTTCTTGAAAACAAG GTTAATGCTGTCAAAGGTGAAGCTGAAAGACAGCGTCTGCAAAGGGAGGAGCTAGAAATGGAGCTTCATACCATACGCCAGCAGATGGAAAGTGCTAGAAATTCTGATGGGGAAATAAAAAG AATTTTAGATGAAAAGCATATGGATCTTGAGGAAGCTAAGAAGCATATAGAAGCGCTTGAGAGAAATATGACTGACCAAAAGACCGAG ATTTCTCAACTCAGTGCCCATATCTCAGAATTAAATTTGCATGCTGAGGCTCAGGCTAGAGAATACATGCATAAG TTCAAGGATTTGGAAGCAATGGCTGAGCAAGTAAAGCCAGAAATCCATGTTTCTCAAGCTATAGATTCTTCATTGAGTAAAGGTTCAGGGAAACCTCGGGGTTCTGGTTCTCCTTTCAGATGCATAGGGTTGGGAATTGCACAACAAATGAGATCTGAGAAGGATGAGGAGCTTTCTGTTGCAAGGCTACGAATTGAGGAGCTTGAAACTGTAGTTGCAACCCGACAGAAAGAG ATATTTTTATTGAACTCAAAACTCGCCAAGGTGGATAGCATGACCCATGATATTAATCGAGTTTTGCTGGGAGTCAAACAGAATTGTGCG TCATTCTTGGATAGTCAACAAGTATTGAAGATAGCAGAGATGCTTCAACTTAATAGTTCAGATTCACGAGAAAGG GATCTTGAAGTTTCTCATCTCAAGCAGCAACTCAATGAATACAATGACGAAAGACAAGG ATGGATAGAGGAAATCGAAGGAAAGCAGACAGATTTAGTTACTGCGCAGATAAAACTCGAGGAACATCGACAGCATGAGCAGCTGCTTAAGAAAGAGAATGAATTACTTAAG AAGGAGAATGTTAGTCATAAAAGAAAAGTGATAGAACTTGAAGGGGAAATGAAGAAGCTATCTTCCCATCAAAACCCTGAGTGGAGAACTCGTGATGAAGCTCGAATCAAG GAAGAAAACAGTGTGTTAAAACTTCAGCTTGATGAGCTCAATTTGAAGTTACGGCGAGCAGATGTGAGTGTTTCTCGTGCCAAAGAAGAGCTTGCTTGGTACCGAGCGTCGTCTGGAAAGAACCTACATTCAAACCTTGACAAGACGCATCAGTTAAGTACCAAACTGAAGGAAACTGAAGAGGATAGAATGCGGCTTGCTCAGAAGCTATTAGGTCTCTGCACCAGTATCCTCAAG GCAGCCGGTGTAACAGGAGAAGACATTACAGACATAAACCCTGAAGTTGCTGAAGAGGCTCTCGAACAGCTCAAGACAAAACTTGGTTTACTTGAACGTGAACTAGACCACTTTAGATTAAAG GCAAAAACAAAGAGCAGAAGAAGTAGGAATCCAGAGAGAAAGATGCCTTCAATGCCTTCGCCTCGAAGATCATGGAGCCAGAGTCCAAGAAGTATGTCTCAGgttccttttttctcttctttagaCAGGTGA
- the LOC104784015 gene encoding uncharacterized protein LOC104784015, with amino-acid sequence MVHSYNSSEIQQVDSRNYSPYSSYPSHSVPPMKDCREVLEEIFTLETVSEQISRVDDRIKELEERMMRLDAARAKLKEELMEDFRKIDEEEERRNTELLRNIEALKKLLLHSKL; translated from the exons ATGGTGCATTCGTATAATTCATCTGAGATCCAGCAAGTCGATTCAAGAAATTACTCACCCTACTCGAG CTACCCTTCACATTCAGTCCCACCGATGAAAGATTGTCGTGAAGTTCTAGAAGAAATCTTCACACTGGAAACAGTTTCAGAACAAATATCCAGAGTTGATGATCGAATAAAGGAACTCGAAGAGCGGATGATGAGACTAGATGCCG CCAGGGCCAAACTCAAAGAAGAACTGATGGAGGATTTTAGGAAGATCGACGAGGAGGAGGAAAGGAGAAACACAGAGTTGCTTAGGAACATTGAAGCACTTAAAAA GTTACTACTCCACAGCAAGCTTTGA